A DNA window from Brassica napus cultivar Da-Ae chromosome A4, Da-Ae, whole genome shotgun sequence contains the following coding sequences:
- the LOC106450112 gene encoding transcription factor MYB101-like — MDGGGETSTAAKEARGLKKGPWTTTEDAILTEYVRKRGEGNWNAVQKNSGLLRCGKSCRLRWANHLRPNLRKGSFTPDEEKIIIELHAKLGNKWARMASQLPGRTDNEIKNYWNTRMKRRQRAGLPLYPHEIQHLGIGNDDEFEIRCFQFPNQDHPNHQNMIQYTNSSNTSPSSSSSSSQPPKELCLDPLISTNPGLNQIPNMFSPYNNSFENDNKQFGFSLTFSSSSSSNELCNPDQLLELMSENLDTNVASKKDIDVLSLMGDHETIPSYFSLGLDTTVLELPSNQTPCTSNIMHDNNVHLDSPAGNSGLLDALLEESRALSRGGIFKDARVSSSGLCEFQDKRVKMDFENRLIDHLSSSHQSSFESNSNLYEKHNEATMLKATVDDDDDDMLKSLLNSFPSTTPLPDWYQTTEILKEASPSGILIGHHQGNNRVEPHKPPPSSNVDPVASLGSSYWRNIPRIC; from the exons ATGGACGGTGGTGGAGAGACGTCGACAGCGGCGAAGGAGGCGAGAGGGCTGAAGAAAGGTCCATGGACGACGACAGAGGATGCGATCTTGACGGAGTACGTGAGGAAACGCGGTGAAGGTAACTGGAACGCGGTGCAGAAGAACTCAGGCTTGCTCCGGTGTGGGAAAAGCTGCCGTCTACGGTGGGCGAACCATCTCCGGCCAAATCTAAGGAAAGGATCCTTTACTCCTGATGAAGAGAAGATCATCATCGAGCTTCACGCTAAGTTGGGTAACAAATGGGCTCGTATGGCTTCTCAG ttaCCTGGAAGAACTGACAACGAGATCAAAAACTATTGGAACACGAGGATGAAGAGAAGACAACGAGCTGGTTTGCCTTTATACCCTCACGAGATTCAGCATCTAGGGATTGGTAATGATGATGAGTTTGAGATTAGATGCTTTCAGTTCCCAAACCAAGACCATCCTAATCACCAAAATATGATTCAATACACTAATTCCTCTAATACTTCACCATCCtcgtcttcatcatcttctcaaCCTCCAAAAGAGCTGTGTTTAGATCCCTTAATCTCTACTAATCCCGGCCTTAACCAGATCCCCAATATGTTCTCCCCTTACAACAATAGCTTTGAGAATGACAATAAACAGTTTGGTTTCTCTCTTACTTtttcctcatcctcatcatcgAATGAGTTATGTAATCCCGACCAACTTCTTGAACTCATGTCAGAGAATTTGGACACAAACGTTGCCAGTAAGAAAGACATTGACGTTTTGAGTCTTATGGGAGATCATGAAACGATACCGAGTTATTTCTCTTTAGGACTAGACACTACCGTCCTAGAGCTTCCTTCAAACCAAACACCGTGCACTTCTAATATTATGCATGACAATAATGTCCATCTTGATTCACCTGCGGGGAACAGTGGATTACTTGACGCCCTCTTGGAGGAGTCTCGAGCCTTGTCTCGTGGCGGAATCTTCAAGGACGCTAGGGTTTCTTCGAGTGGTCTATGTGAGTTTCAAGACAAGAGAGTGAAGATGGATTTTGAGAATCGGTTGATAGATCATCTAAGCTCTTCTCATCAATCATCATTTG AATCAAACTCTAATCTTTACGAGAAACACAATGAGGCAACGATGTTGAAGGCAACAGTggatgatgatgacgacgacATGTTGAAGAGCCTTCTCAACAGTTTCCCTTCAACCACACCATTACCTGATTGGTACCAGACGACAGAGATCCTAAAGGAGGCCTCACCGAGCGGAATATTGATAGGACACCATCAAGGTAATAACAGGGTGGAGCCACACAAGCCACCACCTTCTTCCAATGTAGATCCTGTGGCCTCCTTAGGGTCATCCTACTGGAGAAACATACCTAGAATCTGCTAG